GAGATGCGTGATGCGCCAGCCTACGAAATCGGCCTGGTCGGAACCCGACCGGGCGGACTCGAAACTGCGCTGTCCGAATCCGCCGGGGCGTTCGACAAGACGGTCGACCTCACCTCATACCTGAATACCGGTGAGGGCGAAGCCGCCATCGCCGACGATCGCGCCGATGTTCTCATCGTCGACGGCATCGAACTCGTCTGGAACGAGCGACCATCGCTGGAGCTAGCTTCGATCATCACGGCCGCCGTCCAAGGCATCGACCGCCGGCAAGTTATCGCCGATCTCGGCCTCAGCACCGGCGAAGCCGCCTCACTGCTCAGCCCGCCACCGCTCGATTCCCGCACGCTCAACGAACCCGACCCGGAGGCAGGGCCGAAACAGGTGGCAGCCTACGCAGGTTCGTTCATCCTCTACATCTCGATCCTGATGTTCGGACAGTTCGTGATGATGGGAGTGATGGAGGAGAAATCGTCCAGGGTGGTCGAGGTTGTCCTGTCACGGGTCCGACCACATGAGCTGCTGGCCGGCAAAGTTATGGGTATCGGCGTTCTCGGCCTCGTGCAGCTCATCTTGTTGGGCGGCGCCTCGCTGCTCATGGTGAGCATGTTCGATATCGCCGACGTGGACCTCGGAGCGCTGAGCATGCGAGTGCTGCTCTGGATCGTCTTCTGGTACTTGCTCGGCTTTGCGTTCTTCAGCGTCGTCTATGCGGCGATCGGAGCAACGGTGTCGAGACAGGAAGATGCCCAGAGCGTCGGGATGCTCCCGGTGATGCTGCTCCTCCCCGGCTACTTCGTTTCCCTGGCGGCACTCGAGAACCCGGACGGCACATTGGCGACGATCGGGTCGATGGTTCCTCCGCTCTCGCCGCTCGTCATGCCCATTCGCGCCTCGCTGACCGACGTTCCGTCTTGGGAAATGCTGATCTCCATCGCGCTGGTGGTCGCAGCAACCTACTTGCTGATCCGGCTGGGTGGGCGCGTGTACAGGGGTTCGATACTGAGAATCGGTGCCAAGGTTCCCCTCCGGGAGGCGTGGAGGTCGGCCGGCCAGTAGGAGAGCCCGTTCCCTGCCTACCATGGACTGATCACCAGGAGGAACGACGTGATGGCAGGGGTACGATCGAGGATCACCGGAGTCGGCGGTTTCGTCCCCCCCAGGGTCGTGACCAACGAGGACCTGGCGCAGTTGATGGATACATCGAACGAGTGGATCGTCGAGCGCACCGGCATCCATCAACGCCACTGGGTTGATCCCGAGACCACCACATCCGATTTGGCGCTCGAAGCCGCCAACGCTGCGCTTGCGTCGGCCGGAGTCGCCAACGAGGACGTCGACATGTTGATCGTTGCGACGCTCAGCTCCGACCATTTCTTCCCGGGCACCGCCTGTTTCCTCCAGACGAAGATGGGGATCAGCGAGATTCCGGCCCTGGACATCCGCCAGCAGTGCACCGGGTTCGTCTTCGCAGCATCGATCGCCGACCAGTTCATCCGGACCGGCATGTACCGCACGGTGCTGGTGATCGGTGCAGAGATCCACTCGAAAGGTCTCGATATCAGCGACGAAGGACGAGACGTCACCGTCCTGTTCGGGGACGGCGCAGGCGCCGTCGTCGTGGAAGCCACGGAGGCCGGAACTTCGAACGATCCGCAGATCTTCTCCACCCATCTGCATGCCGATGGCACCGGCGCCAAGGACCTGTGGGTCCCTTCTCCCGGGATGGCCTTTCCGGATGGGCTCGTGACCCACGCCCACCTCGACCGCGGCGACCAGTACCCACAGATGAACGGGAGATCCGTCTACGTGAACGCAGTGAAGCGGATGTCGGAAGGCATAGGAGAAACCCTGACGGCCAACAAAGTGACGATCGATGACGTCGACCTGTTCTTCTTCCACCAGGCAAACCTGCGGATCAACGAGGCAGTCGCCCAGCGGCTCGGGATCCCGACCGAAAAGGTCTACAACACGATCCATAAATACGGCAACACCACCGCCGCCACGATTCCACTCGGTATGCGAGACGCCGTCGAAGACGGCACGCTCCAACCCGGCATGCTGGTGGCGGTCGCCGCCTTCGGAGGCGGCTTCACCTGGGGTTCGATGCTGCTCCGCTGGTAGGCGTCAAACTAGGCCCCCGCCGTGGCGACCGGCGCCCTTCTCAAACCGCTCCGAGCCCTCGGCGGCGAGGTCGAGAACGCCCAGGCCGTGCAGGCGTTCGATTTCCAGACCTTCTGCGAGCGGCCGCCCCAGCCCTTCGAGCATCGCCATCCGGTCGGAGCGAACCGTCGGCTGGGGAAACGCCGCAATGGTGGCGGCCAACTCGAGCGCCGCCGCCACCGCAGTGCCGTCCGGGACCACCCGGTCGGCCAGTCCGATGCGCAGAGCTTCGCCGGCATCTACCGGCCTACCGGTCAGCACCAGGTCCATCGCCCGCGACAACCCGACCAGACGCGGCAACCGCTGGGTACCGCCATCCACCAGCGGCACCCCGAAGCGCCGCTCGAAGCACCCGAAGACCGCCCCCTCCCCCGCGACCCGCAGATCGCACCAGAGGGCCATTTCGAGGCCGCCCGCCACGCAGTATCCCTCGACCGCCGCAATCGTCGGCTTCGAGACGGTCATTCTCGTGAACCCGAGGAACCCCTCGGGACGGTCGACGAGGTCGAAGTCTTTGAGGTCGGCGCCGGATGAGAACACACCCCCGGCGCCGGTGAGAATGCCCAGGCACGCCTCCTCATCGGAGTCGAATCGAAGCCAAGCGTCACCCAGCAACTCGGCCGTCTCCAGGTTGATGGCGTTGCGCCGATCGGGTCGCTCGATCGAAATCAGTGCCACGTTTCCTCGTGACTCATAGCGAACCGGCATCGAAACCTCCTGTGCCTGCCATCCTGCCACGGTCCCATCCCCACCGACGGAAATCCCCGGGCATCGATCCGGTGATTTCCTCGTGTCTTCAGGGGGGCTTCGGAGCGCCCCTGAGGTGGGGATGCCAAGCCGCCAGATAGGTGGCATCCACCGATAGTGCCGTGCCTGCCATTGGGATACGGTCGACCTTTGACGACTCAACAATCAAACCCACCAAAAACGATTGCCCGCGGATCGCGCCGGCGCGATGCTGTCTATAGGCCCGTTCAACGGGCGGAAGCAACGAGGTGGGGGCACAGACGTGCCTAGCTCCGCCCGGGGAACCGGTCGGAAGGAGGGCGTGATGACGCTCACACGTGAGGCTCCCGTCGAGACCGCGGAAGCGGTCCGGGAGCAACTACCACCGGCCCACGTATCCTCGACGATGAGGAACCTGGCGCTGTTATTGATTGCGGTTCTAGCCATCACCGCCGGCATCGTTTTGGCGCTCGTGCTGATCGACTCGGAGCCGGCCGAAGTCCACGACTCGTGGATGAACCTGCCCGGTGCGGTCCAGACGGTGGAGATTCATGACTCCTGGGTGAACGGCTAGCCGGCCATCCCACACGTTTTTGCGCGGCAATGTCTCGCCGGACCCGGCATTTGCCGCGCAAAAACGGTCGTCGCACGATCCCGACGCCGCGTAGTGTTGATGCGAAGCGAAGGGGGACGTCGTGGATGCGCAACTCCAATCGCTCTGCCACGGCACGCGAATCAACAAACTTCCGTTGAGCAACCCGACTAGCGGGCGAGGGACATGATGAGGCCTCCGACCCTCGAACGGCCTCACCGTCCGGCAGTTTCGAGACAGCCTGCCCGGGTCTGGCCCATCCTGGCATTCTCGGCGATCGTTGTGCTGCTGGCCACCAACGCCCTCGCCTGGTATCTGCTCTTCCAAGACGAGTCACCAACCGACCAGCCAACGGCAAGTTCCCTCGCCCCCACGACGACGGTGACCCTTCCGACGATTACAGGCGCACCACTGATCATCGATCCCGGTGATCTCGGGGTGTACGGGCGGAACGACTTCAGGGGCAACATAGCTCTCACCGGCGAGACCAACGGAGGATTCCGAAACCTCGCGGGCAGCTACTGGGAGCCCGTCCGACCAGGGGGCTTCTTCGGGGCGGACCCCATCGCGTACGGGCGGTTTCTCTACGTGGTGAGCGCCACCCACGACGTCGTCTACGCCGTCGACCAGACCAGCGGAGTCATTCGATTCACCATGCAGACCAACGGCCGGATGCAGACCGCACCGGCGGTCGGGCAGTTCACCTATTCGACCGGGCCGGAGGGAACCAGTGAGACGGCCACCCGCCTCATCGCGGTCAGCGAGGACGGCACCGTGTACTCGCGCAACGCGCTCGGCGGAGGAAGTTCACAACACTGGCAGATGAATCTGGGATCCGACGTGTCGGCGGCACCACTCATCGCCGACGACAAGATCATCGTGGCGACTGAATCAGGATCTGTCATCGCGGTCGGAGGCGACCACGAGATCGTCTGGCGCTACCCGGTCCCCAATACCTACGTTTCGCCGTTCTTTCACACCCCGGCCATCTCCGACGGAACTATCTACGCGGCGGACGACAACGGCCGCCTCCATCTGATCTCGCTGAGCAACGGAGAGCCGATTTGCACCCCAATTGCCACGGGCATGCGCCCCTCGAGTCATCCCGTCGTTGCCGATAATCAGGTGATCATTCCGACGGACGGGTCCATCCTGGTGATCCCTACCGACCGGTGCAACGCGGCACCTCGCCTGATCGTCGACCAGATCGACTCTCCGCTCTCCCCCGCCTACGCAGACGGAACGGTCTACGCGGCTGAGAACTCCTTCCTGATGGCCTGGGATCTCGATACCCTGGCTGCGAACGTCTGGGACGGACCATTCACTGCCGGGAGCCGCATCACGACCCCTCCGACCGTTGCCGAAGGCGTCGTGTATTTCGGCACACAAGACGGAACGGTCTACGCAGTCGATTCAGAGACCGGCTCTGCCTTGTGGCAGTTCAAAGTTGGAGATTCCATCTTCGGCGGCCCGGTGGTCACGACGAACGGCATCTTTGTGATCACCGCCGACGAGATCATCTCGATCGCCGGCGGCTGACCGCAGATGGCAACAGGCGACAGTCAAAGGCTTTGGGCAATAGGCGATGGTATCCGACTTGGGAACCGGATCAGTCGACCCGCCTGAACAGGCCGTAGAGGAAATGCTGTGTACCGCCGGCCGGCGTGGCGTGCAGCTCTTCTTCGAACGTCACCGGATGGAACCGGCCTCCGAGGGCGGCGGCGAGACTCTCGGGGCCGTAGCGTCGAACCGGTAGCCCGCTGCACATGTACGGTCCCTGCAAACCGAACGTGGCCATAACAACGTGGCCCTGCTCTGCGAGGTTCGACTCCATGGTTCTCATATACCGGTCGCGCTCGTCATCCTCGGTGAGGAAATGGAACACAGCCCGGTCGTGCCAGAGGTCGAATCGTCGGTCGCCGCGGTAGGTGCCCACATCGCCCTCGATGAGCGTTACGCACTCACGGGCTCCCTGGAGCCTGGCTTCGACGTGCGTCAACGCGGCGCCGGAGATGTCGACTACGGTCACATCGCGGTACCCGCGCTCGATCAGGGCATCACACAACAGGGAAGATCCGCCGCCGATGTCGACGATGCGCTGGAACGGCTCTACTCCAGACCGTTCGATGCGACCCAGCGAGAGGCGGGGCATCGGCTGAAACCAGGTGAGCTGGTCGGGATCTCGCTTTCGATGAACGGCATCCCAGTGATCGGGTCCGGCCCCCAGGTGCTGTCGAGATTCCACC
Above is a window of Acidimicrobiia bacterium DNA encoding:
- a CDS encoding ABC transporter permease, which gives rise to MNTFRQILLVASRDFLQRAKSRAFLVSMVVIIGLVAAVGPLMTMEMRDAPAYEIGLVGTRPGGLETALSESAGAFDKTVDLTSYLNTGEGEAAIADDRADVLIVDGIELVWNERPSLELASIITAAVQGIDRRQVIADLGLSTGEAASLLSPPPLDSRTLNEPDPEAGPKQVAAYAGSFILYISILMFGQFVMMGVMEEKSSRVVEVVLSRVRPHELLAGKVMGIGVLGLVQLILLGGASLLMVSMFDIADVDLGALSMRVLLWIVFWYLLGFAFFSVVYAAIGATVSRQEDAQSVGMLPVMLLLPGYFVSLAALENPDGTLATIGSMVPPLSPLVMPIRASLTDVPSWEMLISIALVVAATYLLIRLGGRVYRGSILRIGAKVPLREAWRSAGQ
- a CDS encoding crotonase/enoyl-CoA hydratase family protein, whose amino-acid sequence is MPVRYESRGNVALISIERPDRRNAINLETAELLGDAWLRFDSDEEACLGILTGAGGVFSSGADLKDFDLVDRPEGFLGFTRMTVSKPTIAAVEGYCVAGGLEMALWCDLRVAGEGAVFGCFERRFGVPLVDGGTQRLPRLVGLSRAMDLVLTGRPVDAGEALRIGLADRVVPDGTAVAAALELAATIAAFPQPTVRSDRMAMLEGLGRPLAEGLEIERLHGLGVLDLAAEGSERFEKGAGRHGGGLV
- a CDS encoding class I SAM-dependent methyltransferase; translation: MESRQHLGAGPDHWDAVHRKRDPDQLTWFQPMPRLSLGRIERSGVEPFQRIVDIGGGSSLLCDALIERGYRDVTVVDISGAALTHVEARLQGARECVTLIEGDVGTYRGDRRFDLWHDRAVFHFLTEDDERDRYMRTMESNLAEQGHVVMATFGLQGPYMCSGLPVRRYGPESLAAALGGRFHPVTFEEELHATPAGGTQHFLYGLFRRVD
- a CDS encoding ketoacyl-ACP synthase III is translated as MAGVRSRITGVGGFVPPRVVTNEDLAQLMDTSNEWIVERTGIHQRHWVDPETTTSDLALEAANAALASAGVANEDVDMLIVATLSSDHFFPGTACFLQTKMGISEIPALDIRQQCTGFVFAASIADQFIRTGMYRTVLVIGAEIHSKGLDISDEGRDVTVLFGDGAGAVVVEATEAGTSNDPQIFSTHLHADGTGAKDLWVPSPGMAFPDGLVTHAHLDRGDQYPQMNGRSVYVNAVKRMSEGIGETLTANKVTIDDVDLFFFHQANLRINEAVAQRLGIPTEKVYNTIHKYGNTTAATIPLGMRDAVEDGTLQPGMLVAVAAFGGGFTWGSMLLRW
- a CDS encoding PQQ-binding-like beta-propeller repeat protein, with the translated sequence MMRPPTLERPHRPAVSRQPARVWPILAFSAIVVLLATNALAWYLLFQDESPTDQPTASSLAPTTTVTLPTITGAPLIIDPGDLGVYGRNDFRGNIALTGETNGGFRNLAGSYWEPVRPGGFFGADPIAYGRFLYVVSATHDVVYAVDQTSGVIRFTMQTNGRMQTAPAVGQFTYSTGPEGTSETATRLIAVSEDGTVYSRNALGGGSSQHWQMNLGSDVSAAPLIADDKIIVATESGSVIAVGGDHEIVWRYPVPNTYVSPFFHTPAISDGTIYAADDNGRLHLISLSNGEPICTPIATGMRPSSHPVVADNQVIIPTDGSILVIPTDRCNAAPRLIVDQIDSPLSPAYADGTVYAAENSFLMAWDLDTLAANVWDGPFTAGSRITTPPTVAEGVVYFGTQDGTVYAVDSETGSALWQFKVGDSIFGGPVVTTNGIFVITADEIISIAGG